The segment TTCAtcgaataaataaatcaattttgataagAACTGCAATCAATCAAAAAGTCAATTTAGATGATTCAgatcaatcaaaaattaatttgggttagaaaaataatcaattttgttaaacataaaaacaaattttaaaagagAATCACTTTGGGTCAGTGAATAACCCAATTTCGGTCAGATATACAGTCGTcttcagcacaccttttagatcagaaaaacttcaagaaatcaaaattcacgtccctttctttctcaatcattttgcataagtctctctctctctatttttggtactcttcttcttcttttaaacatcaaaacaaattcaatttaattcaatctaaATTTGAAAGCGAAATGGTGGAATAGAATGAGAATGAGAATGAggtagtaaattttaatttcatgaaattatcttgATCAAAAAGATGTATTCGGAgccataatttattaaaatatcaatttcgATCAAGTAAATTCAGCTCTACAAACTCTTTGTGAAACCgggaaaatctatttttttctgaaactaAATAGTGAAGACTTATCAGCCAGCCAGATGCTGGTTGATGTGAAGTCACAATGACGATACTTTACCCCCATTTAGTTAATGATATTCAATCCCTTTTCTCCCGAGCGTTCTCCCCAAAAGTCAACTCACCTGTAAGTAAAAGGAGACACCTCGTGTTATCATAAAGCCCGTCCTCATTTCGTCTGTCTCTATTGCGAAGAGAGCTGCTGCCACAATGGCCAGGATGGCTGCAAAGACAGAAAAGGGGAAGGTTGATGATTTCCTCCGGGGAAACTTTTTTTGCCGTGTCAAGTGGGTAAATTTTCCCTGACACGACCTTTCCACTCCATTGTCATCCCCTTCGTCCCCTTCCAACTTGTCTTAAGGACAGTCCTGAGAAACTACATCATTAAAGTTATGTTATTGTTTCTCAAGACATTCCTTCAGAAAACAATATAGAAGGTTGAGGAGAGAGAGAGGAGATGAGGCTGTGGAGATCTTCTCACCTGCCAGAATGGAGAAGATGAGCTTAAAAACGACTAAAACACTATACTTCATAACGACTTTCTCTCGCGATGATATCATGGCGATCTGGATGATGCAGAAAATGCAAAAGAGCCCCAGGAATGTGCAGCTGAGCGAGGCCACGATGCCACAAATGTAAATGGCTCCTGCAAGGAAATCTCAGTTAATTTCACTGAAATTTGTGATTGTGAAAGATTTCCCTGAGAGAAACTTACTCGTTGGCCTGAAGCGGGAAACTTCTGTGCCGCATTTTTCCCGGCCGTAGGTCAATTTGCTTGCACACTCGCCATGGGCCAAAGTAGCCACGATCGGACTCCCAGCCGCCGATGGGGTTGTCAAAGTAGCCCCAAATTGGCAGACCTATGGCAGTAGCCGCTATGGCAAAGCACACGAAGCCCAGGCAAGTTACGCCGGCGGCGTACAGAGCTGGTTTCCCGGCCATGATTCAGGCATAATGCGTGTCTCCAGCGATTGACTCTGTTGGGGCTTCCTGGATCACTTTTCCCTCCCAATTGTTACCTATCGCTCTGCCCtttctgtaaaaaataaaaagaggaCTTAGAGCCATTGTCTATCATAATATACATCGGATTTCTTATAAAATTCTACGGGGAAAAGGTATAGGGGAAGGAGGGGAAGGCTTGCAGGCCTCGCACACACTTTGGATAAGAACACTTTGGGAATTCAGGATGTCAGGATGTGATTTAGGAAATGTTTGACTATagatagatcagattcattaaagaaatttgagaagaatatgaagtgttcgaagctaaagTTTGTGCGAAGTCTCAACTGTTtgcaaaaagtttgtcaaaaggatttcGATTTGACAATGCTTTTcccacttttccatattcttctttaaaaaaaaaaaacatttattcaaTAAACTTTTATTAAACAACTTTACAAAAACGAGGTAAAAAAAGGTGACAGAGCGTCCTAATTCATAACTTACCTGAAAATTgtctcaaagaaaaaaatttgtaaagaaatgttttttttttaatgaaaggttAATACAATGAAACAAAATTGATCCATTTGGCTATGAAGAGGACTTATGATGCTATCTCTGCTATcccaatgaaaaatggaaagaaGAAATCCTTCccttgaacattttttgtactttactgttctcaagtgcttctgcgttatcgacttttctttttgttagtttctgtcacgactttttggtggttttagaacttGGCAAGGATTGGGGAAAATAGTCgaaacaggaaccaacacaaggaaaaaatcgataatgcagaagcacatgagaatagctatttactaaaaaaaagtattcaagAGAAGGATTCCCTCTTTCCATTTCTCATTGGAATTGCACCAGTGaactttttacaataaaaaaaggtAATTAAGGTTACTGGCATATTTAGACGAAATGTTTATCAAAACTAGATTTTAA is part of the Phlebotomus papatasi isolate M1 unplaced genomic scaffold, Ppap_2.1 HiC_scaffold_193, whole genome shotgun sequence genome and harbors:
- the LOC129808915 gene encoding uncharacterized protein LOC129808915, with amino-acid sequence MAGKPALYAAGVTCLGFVCFAIAATAIGLPIWGYFDNPIGGWESDRGYFGPWRVCKQIDLRPGKMRHRSFPLQANESHLHLWHRGLAQLHIPGALLHFLHHPDRHDIIARESRYEV